A stretch of Roseovarius sp. M141 DNA encodes these proteins:
- a CDS encoding alpha-hydroxy acid oxidase → MPVITNIQDLHRIYRRRVPRMFYDYAESGSWTEQTFRANSSDFNDILLRQRVAVNMADRSTASQMIGQDVAMPVALAPVGLTGMQCADGEIKAARAAEKFGVPYTLSTMSICSIEDVAEHTEKPFWLQVYTLKDDDFMQRLFDRAKAAKCSAAVITVDLQMLGQRHKDIKNGLSAPPKLTVRSIANMATKVQWGLGMLGTKRRFFGNIVGHAHGVSSPSDLTSWTNEAFDASLDWDRIRQFRRMWDGPLIIKGIIDPRDALEALNVGADAIVVSNHGGRQLDGALSSIRALPAIMDAVGGKIEVHLDSGIRSGQDVLKALAMGATGTYIGRAYIYGLGAMGEAGVTRALDVIHKELDVSMAFCGHRDIRGVDRDILMIPKDFSDRWQ, encoded by the coding sequence ATGCCCGTCATCACAAACATTCAGGATCTGCACCGCATCTATCGGCGCCGCGTGCCGCGCATGTTCTACGACTACGCCGAATCGGGCAGCTGGACCGAACAGACCTTTCGCGCCAACAGCAGCGATTTCAACGACATCCTGCTGCGCCAGCGCGTCGCCGTCAACATGGCCGACCGCTCGACCGCCAGCCAGATGATCGGGCAGGACGTGGCGATGCCCGTGGCATTGGCGCCCGTCGGCCTGACTGGCATGCAATGCGCCGATGGCGAGATCAAGGCCGCCCGCGCCGCCGAAAAATTCGGCGTGCCATATACGCTGTCAACCATGTCCATCTGCTCGATCGAGGATGTGGCCGAGCATACGGAAAAGCCATTTTGGCTACAGGTCTATACGCTGAAGGACGATGATTTCATGCAACGCCTGTTCGACCGTGCGAAGGCGGCGAAATGCTCGGCTGCGGTCATCACGGTCGATCTGCAAATGCTGGGCCAGCGGCACAAGGACATCAAGAACGGCCTGTCGGCCCCGCCCAAGCTGACCGTGCGCAGCATCGCCAACATGGCGACCAAGGTGCAATGGGGCCTTGGAATGCTGGGCACGAAACGGCGGTTTTTTGGCAATATCGTCGGCCACGCGCATGGCGTGAGCAGCCCCAGCGATCTGACCTCATGGACGAACGAGGCGTTCGATGCCTCGCTGGACTGGGACCGCATCCGGCAGTTTCGCCGCATGTGGGACGGCCCGCTGATCATCAAGGGCATCATCGATCCGCGCGACGCACTGGAGGCGCTGAATGTCGGCGCCGATGCCATCGTGGTCTCCAACCACGGCGGGCGGCAGCTGGACGGCGCGCTCAGCTCGATCCGCGCACTACCGGCCATCATGGACGCGGTCGGCGGCAAGATCGAGGTGCATCTGGACAGCGGCATCCGCTCGGGTCAGGACGTGCTGAAGGCGCTGGCGATGGGGGCGACCGGCACCTATATCGGGCGCGCCTATATCTACGGGCTGGGCGCCATGGGCGAGGCTGGCGTGACCCGCGCGCTCGACGTCATCCACAAGGAGCTGGACGTATCGATGGCCTT
- a CDS encoding TlpA disulfide reductase family protein, whose product MRLSRSALLYPALGLGAIAVGLAIAFGGSEVARADAPARDYSALAAELDGDMKKLTFHSAPKAVSTSTFTTQDGGTATLADFEGKYVLLNFWATWCAPCRKEMPMLSELQTEFGGDDFEVLTLATGRNPVPAIEGFFDEIGVTNLPTHRDPGQKVARDMGVLGLPITVIIDPEGREVARMQGDAHWSSDSAKAMIAGLIQPAE is encoded by the coding sequence ATGCGCCTGTCACGTTCCGCTCTGCTTTATCCCGCCCTCGGCCTCGGTGCAATCGCGGTGGGTTTGGCCATCGCCTTTGGCGGCTCGGAGGTCGCACGCGCCGACGCGCCTGCACGCGACTACTCCGCGCTGGCCGCCGAACTGGACGGCGACATGAAGAAGCTGACCTTTCACAGCGCCCCCAAGGCGGTGTCGACCTCGACCTTCACCACCCAGGATGGCGGCACGGCCACGCTGGCCGATTTCGAGGGCAAATATGTGCTGCTGAATTTCTGGGCGACATGGTGCGCGCCCTGCCGCAAGGAAATGCCGATGCTGTCCGAATTGCAGACCGAATTCGGCGGGGATGACTTCGAGGTGCTGACACTTGCCACAGGCCGCAACCCGGTGCCCGCCATCGAGGGTTTCTTTGACGAGATCGGCGTAACCAACCTGCCCACCCACCGCGATCCGGGGCAAAAAGTCGCGCGCGACATGGGCGTTCTGGGCCTGCCGATCACCGTCATCATCGACCCCGAGGGGCGCGAGGTGGCCCGGATGCAGGGCGATGCCCATTGGAGCAGCGACAGCGCCAAGGCGATGATCGCGGGCCTGATCCAGCCGGCCGAGTAG
- the argH gene encoding argininosuccinate lyase yields the protein MADKTSNQMWGGRFAAGPDAIMEAINASIGFDKRMAAQDIAGSKAHAAMLAATGIVTDSDADAMKEGLDGVLAEIEGGTFAFSAALEDIHMNVEARLKEVIGEPAGRLHTGRSRNDQVATDFKLWVRDQLDATEGALLALMRALVAQAGAGADWVMPGFTHLQVAQPVTWGHHMMAYVEMFARDLSRVRDARARMNECPLGAAALAGTSFPIDRDMTARALGFDRPAANSLDAVSDRDFALEFLGAASICAMHLSRMAEELVIWSSAQFRFVALSDRFSTGSSIMPQKKNPDAAELIRAKIGRIFGANVALTLVMKGLPLAYSKDMQEDKEQVFDAADNLMLALAAMEGMVRDMSANRDVLEAAAATGFSTATDLADWLVRVLGMPFREAHHVTGSLVALAEKKGCDLPDLTLGDMQGVHGAITEDVFGVLGVHNSVASRVSYGGTAPQQVRAQVTRWQEVLA from the coding sequence ATGGCAGACAAGACTTCGAACCAGATGTGGGGCGGCCGTTTCGCCGCCGGGCCCGATGCGATCATGGAGGCGATAAACGCCTCGATCGGGTTCGACAAGCGGATGGCGGCCCAGGACATCGCCGGATCGAAGGCCCATGCCGCCATGCTGGCAGCCACGGGCATCGTTACAGATAGTGATGCAGATGCGATGAAGGAAGGGCTGGACGGCGTTCTGGCAGAAATCGAGGGCGGCACATTCGCATTTTCCGCAGCGCTCGAAGACATCCACATGAATGTGGAGGCGCGCCTGAAAGAGGTTATCGGCGAACCTGCCGGACGTTTGCACACGGGCCGGTCGCGCAACGATCAGGTCGCGACCGATTTCAAGCTGTGGGTGCGCGATCAGCTGGACGCGACCGAGGGCGCGCTGCTGGCGCTGATGCGCGCTTTGGTCGCACAGGCCGGGGCGGGCGCCGATTGGGTCATGCCGGGATTTACCCATCTGCAAGTGGCGCAGCCGGTGACGTGGGGGCATCACATGATGGCATATGTCGAAATGTTCGCGCGTGACCTTTCTCGCGTACGTGATGCCCGCGCGCGGATGAACGAATGCCCCTTGGGTGCGGCAGCGCTGGCCGGCACGTCCTTTCCCATCGACCGTGATATGACGGCGCGGGCGCTGGGCTTTGACCGGCCCGCTGCGAATTCGCTGGACGCGGTCAGCGATCGCGATTTCGCGCTGGAGTTTCTGGGCGCGGCCAGCATTTGCGCGATGCACCTGTCGCGCATGGCAGAAGAGCTGGTGATCTGGTCCTCGGCGCAGTTTCGGTTTGTCGCGCTCAGCGACAGGTTCTCGACCGGATCATCGATCATGCCGCAGAAGAAGAACCCTGACGCAGCCGAGCTGATCCGCGCCAAGATCGGGCGGATCTTCGGCGCCAATGTCGCGCTGACGCTGGTGATGAAGGGCCTGCCGCTGGCCTATTCCAAGGATATGCAGGAAGACAAGGAGCAGGTGTTCGACGCCGCTGACAACCTGATGCTGGCGCTGGCCGCGATGGAGGGCATGGTGCGCGACATGAGCGCCAATCGTGACGTTCTGGAGGCTGCGGCCGCCACCGGGTTTTCCACCGCGACCGACCTTGCCGATTGGCTGGTGCGCGTGCTGGGCATGCCCTTTCGCGAGGCGCATCATGTGACCGGCTCGCTGGTGGCATTGGCCGAGAAGAAGGGCTGCGATCTGCCCGATCTGACGCTGGGGGACATGCAGGGCGTCCACGGCG